TCCTATATATGGATTGCCTAATGCTAGATACTATCTATTCATATATGAGGATATATATTGTCCATATTGTGCAAAATTCTATGTGGAAACAATTCCAGAAATTAGTAATTTGATTGCTAATGGAACTATAGCTATTATTCCTAAGAACTTAATTGTTCACAGTGGTGTTGAACCTATCCATAGATACTTAATTGCTGTATATCTTGAATCCAGAAATGCTTCCGCAGTATTCAAAGTCATTGAGATTTTATATAAACAGGTATATGACTATAGCTTTAAGGATCAGTCTATAGGTCTTCCAGACATGGAACAGGTAAGGAATATAGTTAAAGAGATTGTTGGTGTAGATCCGAATGTAGAACAATACAATGATACTATATCGAAAATATTGTTGGAGGATAGTAGTGAAGCTGTTGAAAATTATTGGATATATGGAACACCTGGTTTTGTTCTTTGGGATAGAGAAAAGGGTTATGGTATAATATTTGTTGGCTTCAGATCTAGTAGTGATATAATTAGTATTATCAATTCTATCAATAAGTGATAACGAAATTGCTGTATAGATTAAAATCTATGTTAGATCTCCACAGGAGCATGTCAATTCATGTATAATTCTATGCAATTCCTCTATACCAATGAACTCCTTTGCAGAGACTCTTGGAACACGTGTAGCTTTAGCATATTGCCAAATAATATTAAGAATATTTGATAGCATTTCTCCATAGAGACCCTTATTTCTAATATTCTCTATCACTATATCTATATCGCTAATGGTATCTCCTACTATTAATAGAGATTGGACTAGATCTATCTTGTTTATTACTGGGACTACATCTATACCCATTCTAGCTTGTAGAGCTGTTGACATTATTGATATAAATGCATAGTCCTCATATCTCTTAATAACATCTGCATCTAGAACAAATACAGCGACAACATTATTGGATAGTTTCTTAAGCTCATTAACAAGCTTTATAGCTATATCTCTAAATATGAATACTTCCATCTGTCCAGGAGTATCTATAAGAATAAAATCTGTATCAATATACTTTAGATCTTCAAATATATAGATCATTTCATTAGCTATTATATCCATAGCCTTTACAAGTACTCCATTTGGACCAAGACCAAATTCCTTTGAAATTCTATGTATATCTATCAAATCCCTTATATCTAGATCTGGTTTGTATGGGATAAACTCAGTAGCAGGATCTAGATTTACTATAAATATTCTAGCTCCTAGGAACTCCCTTAGCCATCTAGAATAACTTGATGTGAGACTTGATTTACCTGAGCCTGCAGGTCCTAAGAATATTATTATTGCAACCATAGGCGATCCCTATACTCTCTATATTAATACATAGATTATACTAGCGAAGCTTTTCTGTATTAATATACTAAGTCTATTTAAAACCAAGTCCTATAGTTATGATAAATGCTGTTAATGATGAAAGAAAACTAATAGTATATACTATTATAACAAGTTCTTTTTCACTTAGTGGAGTATTTGAAAAGAGTGTTAATAATCTAATAAATGTTATAGGGGCTTTCCCTATCCTTGGATGGATACAGCCATTTTCATCAACATATGTAGGTCTTTCAACTTGTTCTTTTTGTAGAAAGCCTTTTACTGATGATATATAATAGAAACCGTTTATAAACATAGGGAATGTGGATAAGACTATGTAGAATTCTACTCTACATATAATCGCTGTATATGCAAGTAGTGAGCCGAGTACATATGCACCTGTATTCCCATTGAACATTTTTGCAGGATATATATTGAAGGGTAGATATGAGAGAATAGCTATAGAGAAGAGCAGGGGGATGGCTATGTCATTTAGTGGAGCATGTGTATATATCTTAAGGAGCACAGCAAATCCTATAGATGATAGTGTTATAAATGGTAGTGTTCCGTTATGTGTATCAAACATATTTGCTGCATTTAGATATACTGTTGTAGCTCCAGCCATAAGCAATGGATATAAAGATGATATTCTTATATATCCGAGGAATGGAATCCAAGGTCTTGGTACATATACATTAAATATCATTAGTGGTACTACAGGTAGAAGTCCTAGAATTATTTTCCATCTAGATTTAAGATCTATAACATCATCTATAAGCCCTATGATAAATGATATCGATAGATAAACTATAAATGATATAAATATTTCGTAGCTAATGATTTTATAAAGCCGTAACAAAGTTATGCCAATATAGAGACCTATAACAAGTGAGAATCCTCCTATACATGGAATCCTAATATCTCCCTGTTTATGTACATCTTTACATAATAATCCTAATTTTTGTTCAATTCTAATTAATAATAATGATGATGATATGATTATAATAGTTGTAATTATCATTGGAATTACTAATACCAGCATTTTATATCGTGGTTAACTTATATTGGGAGGAAAAATAAAGGTTTAGGTATTATAGTGAAAATTTGATATATTCCCTCCTATACAATTTTAAATCATCCTCTAATGCATAGATATCGATAGTTACATGTCCATCACTACTAATGGTTAGTACAATAAAGGTTGGAGTCATAGATCCTCCACCTCCGCCCCACACACCAGTTATAGAACCTGGATTTAAATGAAGTATACCTGAATCAAAAGCTATATTTGGCGTATGTGTATGTCCCGATATAAGTATCCTAGCATTCAACTCTTTCGCAATTCTAGATAGCTTAGAGATGTTACCCCTAGGATAAACCTGATCACCATGGATAACACCTATATTGATACCATATGCATCAAATATTTCCTTCTCAGGAAGATCTATATAATCCATATTCCCCTGGACCATGTATGTCTCTTTCCCAAGAGTTCTAACGTATTCTATCACTTTATAATCTGTAAAATCACCTGCATGAACAACTATATCATATTTTTCTCTCTCAATAAATAATCTAATTTTAGAAGGAATTTCAAAAGCTCTATCAGGTATATGAGAATCGCTCATCACTAAAATTCTCTTGACATCACCACTAATTTTTCCTTGAGATACACGCATATCATATCACACCACATAATCTAATTGTTAATGCCTCTGAACATAAAATAACTCTACATTACTATTGTGAATTACATTCTGAATATAAGGAATTATGTTAATTATTAAATTTATTAGGTAAATTTTAAATGAGATAATAGTGATTTATAGATAAGCTTAAAAGTCTACTAACATGGTAAAGTCGGTAACATATTATATATACTAGATATATACTAGAATTCGGGTGCAAATATTATGAGGAGAGCAGGTTTCAGAGGGTATCTAGGACTCCTGATACTTAAGATATTGAGTGAAAGTCCTATGCATGCTTATGGAATTCTAAAAAGACTTAGGGAAATTACAGGTCATGAAGAACTTAGTGTTGGTGTATTGTATCCTGTTTTAAGAACCCTGATTAATAAGGGCTTGGTTGATATTCGTATTGATAGAGTTGATGGTGAGGAGAGGAAGGTGTATTATGTTACTGACAAAGGGAAGAAGCTTCTTGATGAGAGGGCTAGTAGTGTAGATGAAGCTCTAAGGGTTGCTAATAGATTTAAGATTTTAAAGAGTATTGAGGTGGATAGGGTTTTTAGAACTATAAGGAGCTTGTTTGAGATTGCAGATTCTTTGAGTGAGGATAAGTGTGAGAAGCTAAGGAGATTGTTTAGGGGTTTTGAGGAAGAGGTTAATAGGATTATAGGTGAATAGTATGGATGATGTAATAGTTGTTGAAAATCTTGTTAAGAAGTTTAAGGATGTTGTAGCTGTTAACGGTATTAGTTTTAGTGTGAAGAGAGCAGAGATATTTGGGTTATTAGGTCCTAATGGTGCAGGTAAGACTACAACAATACATATTATTGCAACATTGCTTAGACCAACATCTGGAAGGGTTATGGTTGTAGGTTATGATGTTGTTTCAAATCCGTATGAGGTGAGGAAGAGGATAGGTATAATTTTTCAGGATCCAAGTCTTGATATGGATCTTTCAGCCTACGATAATATGTATATTCATGGAAGGTTATATGGGTTAAGAGGAGAGGAGTTACATAGAAAGATAATGGAGCTTTTAGATTTTGTTGATTTAAAACAATATGCAAATAAGATAGTTAGAAACTTTTCAGGAGGTATGAGGAGAAGATTAGAGCTTGCAAGGGGGCTTCTACATGAACCTGAGATATTGATACTTGATGAACCTACCATAGGCTTAGATCCACAGACTAGAGCAAGGATATGGGAATATATAACAAGGATTCAGAATGAGAAGGGGATAACGATATTAATGACTACACACTATATGGATGAAGCTGAAGAATTATGTCATCGTATAGCTATAATGGATAGGGGTAAGATTGTTGGTATGGGTACAGCAGATGAATTGAAACAGATTATAGGATCAGATATAGTTATAGCAAAATTTGATAAGCCGATGTGTATTGATGAAGAGTTTGTTAAGGAATGTAAAATATTGGCTGATGGAAGGACTGAGATAGTTGTTAGTAATGCTTCAAAGATATTGCCACAGATATTTGAATATGCTGAAGCGAAAGGTGTTAAAATTCTTGAGATCAGCTATAGGAGACCTACACTAAATGAGGTATTTCTACATCTCACTGGAAGAGAGTTGAGAGAGTCTTTAGAGGAGCATCCATTATCGCCAAAGATTGAGAGAATGAGAAGGTTTAGGTGAGCATTATGAGTAGTATAGACTCTATTGCTATAATGATATATAGACAGGTAAAGAGGTATATAGGTGCAAGATCTAGAATTGTAACGACATTTGTACAACCAGTTATATGGATATTCTTCTTTGGGCTTGGCATGGGATCGCTATTCACATTTAACAATCCATATATAGATACATTGATGAAGCAACAGTTTGGAGGTCTTGACTATATAACGTTCTTAACGAGTGGTGTAGTTGCAATGACAATATTTACAGCATCATTTATAAGTGGAGTATCTGTTATTTGGGATAAACAGTTTGGATTTCTAAAGGAAACTCTTGTGGCACCTGCACATAGGGCTAGCATAATAATTGGTAGATCTATAGGTGATGCACTTACAATCTTGTTACAGGCAACAATAATAACATTGATATCAAAGGCTATAGCACCAGGACTAAGATTAACAGGGTTACTACCAGCTCTTGTATATGGATTCATCTTATCTCTAGGATTAATCTCTCTCGGTATAGCGATAGCTACAAAAATGACGAGTCCCGAAGGGTTTCAGATGATAGTTAATCTCGTTATGATGCCACTACAATTCTTAAGCGGAATATTCTTCCCAATTAGTAGATTGCCAGATTGGGCACAGATAATAGCTAAACTAAATCCATTGACCTACGCTGTTGATGGAATGAGATACTGGTTGACTGGGGTAAGCACATTTGATCCACTAATCGATGTAGCACTCTTAGTGGTTCTCTCAGGAATTCTAATGATTATAGCTGTAAGAATGTTTGAAAAAGCTACTATAGAGGAATAGCACAGCTATAACTCGCTATTGAATAGCTAAAATCTCTCTAATTCCGCTCACAAACATTTCTACAGCAAATGATGCTATAATTATAGACATAAATCTTCCAATTCCATTGACAAAGGTGGTTCCAGTAAGCCTTACTATATTTTGCGAAATAAGAAGGATGATATAGGTTGCAATAAATGCTATGTAAGCCGCTATCAAGGTATTTATAATGCCATAAAGTCTCGATGCCGTGATTAGCAGTGTCATGGTACCTGGACCAACAATTAATGGCGTAGCTATTGGAACAATAATATATTCTCCTACATTTATCTTCTCAGGTTTATGACCGGTTATTAATGTGTCTATAGCTGTAGCCATAAGTATTACTCCTGCAGCTATCTTAAGGGATGAGATACTAAGTCCAAATATAGAGAGAATTATCCCTCCAGCTATTGAAAATAGTGTTAAAAGGATGAATATTGCAATAGCTGCACGATTAATCATTCTTCTAGCATCACTAGGTTTAAGATCAGCTATTACCTCTATCAATGGTGGTAATGCTGCTAACGGATCCATTATAGCAAATATCTGCACTGATAAGGTTATAATGATAGAGATATCAATTTTTATTAAATCCATATACATCAGGATTCAGCTAATGTAAAAACAAATTTATAAGCTTTAAATATTGAGATTCTAAGAATGGCTTTAGATCATGGATAAAGAATTAAATAGACATGGTATTGCCAATATCATGCTTTTCATTATTGCTCTAGTAAGCATAGGTTCTGCTTCAATACTTGTTAGACTATCTAATGCGAGCCCATACTCCTGTGCTTTCTGGAGACTCTTCTTAGCATCAGTATTTCTCTACATAAGTTCCATAATAACTAAAAATAGACTTAATTTGAGAGAATTGACAGAGAGAACCACACCTCTAGTAATTTTCTCAGGAATCTGTCTAGGTCTACACTTTGTTACATGGATGGACTCCCTCTTTAGAGTTCCAATAGCAGTAAGTACAACAATAGTTGTTGCCTACCCAATTCATTTAATGATGATTGAATCAGTATTAGAGAAGGAATATCCAAAGATTAGAGAGATTATAGGTATTTCTATAGCATATATCGGTATACTAATGTTTTTTGGAGGAACAGTTATAACACGCGATATCGATATCATTGGTGTTGTAGAGAGCTTTATTGCATCAATATTTGCTGCAATATATTTCTATATAGGAAGAATTATAAGAAAGAGAATTGATATCTATAGCTATACAATACCTACATATATAACAGGGTCGTTGATAGCAATAATATATGGTTTTACTGTTAATGATAATGTATTTCTATACATATATAATTCATGGCTATGGCTATTGTTATTAGCATT
Above is a genomic segment from Ignisphaera aggregans DSM 17230 containing:
- a CDS encoding protein of unknown function ATP binding (InterPro IPR004130~KEGG: hbu:Hbut_1433 GTPase~PFAM: protein of unknown function ATP binding~SPTR: A2BMP6 Conserved hypothetical ATP binding protein~PFAM: Conserved hypothetical ATP binding protein), with amino-acid sequence MVAIIIFLGPAGSGKSSLTSSYSRWLREFLGARIFIVNLDPATEFIPYKPDLDIRDLIDIHRISKEFGLGPNGVLVKAMDIIANEMIYIFEDLKYIDTDFILIDTPGQMEVFIFRDIAIKLVNELKKLSNNVVAVFVLDADVIKRYEDYAFISIMSTALQARMGIDVVPVINKIDLVQSLLIVGDTISDIDIVIENIRNKGLYGEMLSNILNIIWQYAKATRVPRVSAKEFIGIEELHRIIHELTCSCGDLT
- a CDS encoding Glycosyl transferase, family 4, conserved region (COGs: COG0472 UDP-N-acetylmuramyl pentapeptide phosphotransferase/UDP-N- acetylglucosamine-1-phosphate transferase~InterPro IPR018481~KEGG: tpe:Tpen_0412 glycosyl transferase family protein~PFAM: Glycosyl transferase, family 4, conserved region~SPTR: A1RX91 Glycosyl transferase, family 4~PFAM: Glycosyl transferase family 4) is translated as MLVLVIPMIITTIIIISSSLLLIRIEQKLGLLCKDVHKQGDIRIPCIGGFSLVIGLYIGITLLRLYKIISYEIFISFIVYLSISFIIGLIDDVIDLKSRWKIILGLLPVVPLMIFNVYVPRPWIPFLGYIRISSLYPLLMAGATTVYLNAANMFDTHNGTLPFITLSSIGFAVLLKIYTHAPLNDIAIPLLFSIAILSYLPFNIYPAKMFNGNTGAYVLGSLLAYTAIICRVEFYIVLSTFPMFINGFYYISSVKGFLQKEQVERPTYVDENGCIHPRIGKAPITFIRLLTLFSNTPLSEKELVIIVYTISFLSSLTAFIITIGLGFK
- a CDS encoding phosphodiesterase, MJ0936 family (COGs: COG0622 phosphoesterase~InterPro IPR004843:IPR019756:IPR000979~KEGG: smr:Smar_0158 phosphodiesterase~PFAM: metallophosphoesterase~SPTR: A3DKW1 Phosphodiesterase, MJ0936 family~TIGRFAM: phosphodiesterase, MJ0936 family~PFAM: Calcineurin-like phosphoesterase~TIGRFAM: phosphoesterase, MJ0936 family), yielding MRVSQGKISGDVKRILVMSDSHIPDRAFEIPSKIRLFIEREKYDIVVHAGDFTDYKVIEYVRTLGKETYMVQGNMDYIDLPEKEIFDAYGINIGVIHGDQVYPRGNISKLSRIAKELNARILISGHTHTPNIAFDSGILHLNPGSITGVWGGGGGSMTPTFIVLTISSDGHVTIDIYALEDDLKLYRREYIKFSL
- a CDS encoding transcriptional regulator, PadR-like family (COGs: COG1695 transcriptional regulator protein~InterPro IPR005149~KEGG: tga:TGAM_1275 transcription regulator, PadR-like family~PFAM: transcriptional regulator PadR family protein~SPTR: B7R531 Transcriptional regulator, PadR family protein~PFAM: Transcriptional regulator PadR-like family), producing the protein MRRAGFRGYLGLLILKILSESPMHAYGILKRLREITGHEELSVGVLYPVLRTLINKGLVDIRIDRVDGEERKVYYVTDKGKKLLDERASSVDEALRVANRFKILKSIEVDRVFRTIRSLFEIADSLSEDKCEKLRRLFRGFEEEVNRIIGE
- a CDS encoding daunorubicin resistance ABC transporter ATPase subunit (COGs: COG1131 ABC-type multidrug transport system ATPase component~InterPro IPR003439:IPR003593:IPR017871:IPR005894~KEGG: tpe:Tpen_1594 daunorubicin resistance ABC transporter ATPase subunit~PFAM: ABC transporter related~SMART: AAA ATPase~SPTR: A1S0K9 Daunorubicin resistance ABC transporter ATPase subunit~TIGRFAM: daunorubicin resistance ABC transporter ATPase subunit~PFAM: ABC transporter~TIGRFAM: daunorubicin resistance ABC transporter ATP-binding subunit); the protein is MDDVIVVENLVKKFKDVVAVNGISFSVKRAEIFGLLGPNGAGKTTTIHIIATLLRPTSGRVMVVGYDVVSNPYEVRKRIGIIFQDPSLDMDLSAYDNMYIHGRLYGLRGEELHRKIMELLDFVDLKQYANKIVRNFSGGMRRRLELARGLLHEPEILILDEPTIGLDPQTRARIWEYITRIQNEKGITILMTTHYMDEAEELCHRIAIMDRGKIVGMGTADELKQIIGSDIVIAKFDKPMCIDEEFVKECKILADGRTEIVVSNASKILPQIFEYAEAKGVKILEISYRRPTLNEVFLHLTGRELRESLEEHPLSPKIERMRRFR
- a CDS encoding daunorubicin resistance ABC transporter, inner membrane subunit B (InterPro IPR013526:IPR013525:IPR000412:IPR005942~KEGG: tpe:Tpen_1593 daunorubicin resistance ABC transporter, inner membrane subunit B~PFAM: ABC-2 type transporter~SPTR: A1S0K8 Daunorubicin resistance ABC transporter, inner membrane subunit B~TIGRFAM: daunorubicin resistance ABC transporter, inner membrane subunit B~PFAM: ABC-2 type transporter~TIGRFAM: daunorubicin resistance ABC transporter membrane protein) is translated as MSSIDSIAIMIYRQVKRYIGARSRIVTTFVQPVIWIFFFGLGMGSLFTFNNPYIDTLMKQQFGGLDYITFLTSGVVAMTIFTASFISGVSVIWDKQFGFLKETLVAPAHRASIIIGRSIGDALTILLQATIITLISKAIAPGLRLTGLLPALVYGFILSLGLISLGIAIATKMTSPEGFQMIVNLVMMPLQFLSGIFFPISRLPDWAQIIAKLNPLTYAVDGMRYWLTGVSTFDPLIDVALLVVLSGILMIIAVRMFEKATIEE
- a CDS encoding multiple antibiotic resistance (MarC)-related protein (COGs: COG2095 Multiple antibiotic transporter~InterPro IPR002771~KEGG: pis:Pisl_1180 multiple antibiotic resistance (MarC)-related protein~PFAM: multiple antibiotic resistance (MarC)-related protein~SPTR: A1RTR6 Multiple antibiotic resistance (MarC)-related protein~PFAM: MarC family integral membrane protein), giving the protein MYMDLIKIDISIIITLSVQIFAIMDPLAALPPLIEVIADLKPSDARRMINRAAIAIFILLTLFSIAGGIILSIFGLSISSLKIAAGVILMATAIDTLITGHKPEKINVGEYIIVPIATPLIVGPGTMTLLITASRLYGIINTLIAAYIAFIATYIILLISQNIVRLTGTTFVNGIGRFMSIIIASFAVEMFVSGIREILAIQ
- a CDS encoding protein of unknown function DUF6 transmembrane (InterPro IPR000620~KEGG: smr:Smar_0665 hypothetical protein~PFAM: protein of unknown function DUF6 transmembrane~SPTR: A3DMB1 Putative uncharacterized protein~PFAM: EamA-like transporter family), which produces MDKELNRHGIANIMLFIIALVSIGSASILVRLSNASPYSCAFWRLFLASVFLYISSIITKNRLNLRELTERTTPLVIFSGICLGLHFVTWMDSLFRVPIAVSTTIVVAYPIHLMMIESVLEKEYPKIREIIGISIAYIGILMFFGGTVITRDIDIIGVVESFIASIFAAIYFYIGRIIRKRIDIYSYTIPTYITGSLIAIIYGFTVNDNVFLYIYNSWLWLLLLALIPMIGGHTIMNYLLKFYKSSRVSSIALGEPIVATLLSIPILGEIPSPHLILPMILTLSGIGIVLLYQE